In Candidatus Zixiibacteriota bacterium, the sequence GCCCTCAGCCAGTTTCATTTCGAGTTCCAGTTCCAGCGGCTGATCGGGACGCCGGAGCTCCTCATCGTCGACGATGACAACGGCGTCGACAGCGAGGAGCCGCTCAAGGACATTTTCGACCGTCTCGGGATCGGATACGCGATATGGGAAAGCCAGGATGCGGCCGACGCTCCGGACTCGCTGGACCTGATGGAATTCCCGTACGTGTTCTGGATTACGGGTCCGCCGCACCTCGACTGGGCGGCCGATGGGCAGATCGGCGTCGACGATCGGGCGGCAATTCGCGGTTTCCTCAATCACGGCGGGAACCTCTGTATTTCCTCTGCGTCAACAGCAGAGATACAGGACGAGTACGCTCCGACCTTCTTGAGTGACTATCTGCACGCCGGATATCCGGGAACCAACACCGAGGGCAAGCCAACGGGCATACTCGGCCTTGCCGGCAATGCCATCGGCGGCGACCTGGTCAGCTTCGAGGTCGACCCGTACGCGCCGGGCTTCTGGTGCAACCGCCTGACCGCCGTTAACGGCGGCTCGGAAGCATTCACGGGTATCTTCCAGTCGGGCACCATGGGCGTTACCTACAGCGGCGCCTTTCGTACCGTGCTGATGAGTTGCCCGATCGAGTACCTCGCTGCGGTGCCCTCTTTCGGGGAAGACTACAAGTCCGTCGACACGCTCGTCGCTCGAATCATGCAGTTCTTCGGTCGGATCCCCACCGATGTCGGTGAGGGAGAGGGGATCGAAATTCCGGAATCATTCTCGCTCGATCAGAACTACCCGAACCCGTTCAACCCAACCACCACGATTTCGTATGCGATCAGCCCCGCCGCCGGCGGCGGTCCTCAGCGGACACAATTGGTCGTGTATAACGCTCTCGGTCAGAGAGTCAGAACATTAGTCGATAAACTCCAGTATCCCGGCGGTTACGTCGTAGATTGGAACGGGACCGACGATGCCGGGCGGAAGGTCTCGACCGGCGTCTACCTCTACCGATTGACGCGCGGAGATCAAAGTGAAACTCGGAAAATGATCCTATTGAAGTAAAAGATGATTTCATCTACGTTTTTATTCCAAGCCGCCCGGATACGGGCGGCTTATTTATTGCCTTCCAATAGATTAAAAACGTGAAAAAATTCTCATATTTCGCTTGACTCCTGCCGAAATACTAGTATAATCGAAAATGAAAATCGTTTTCAATTAAATCGAGTAATTGAGAACATAATAGGACCATGGCACGATGAGAGAGTTCCTCAAAACCAAGGGCTTCAAGATGACTCCGCAGCGGGAGTTGATCTTTCGCTCCTTTTTCGCCATGGGCAAACACGTCTCGGTCGATGAGTTGTACGACAAAGTGCGTCAGGCGGACTCATCGGTCGGCTACTCAACCGTCTGGCGAAATCTCAAATTGATCTGCAGAGTCGGACTCGCCGAGGAAGTGAACCTGGGAGACGGCGTGACGCGGTATGACCGTGTCACCGAAACGCCTCACGGCCACTTTTATTGCGTCGAGTGCAAGAAGCTCACCGAGTTCGGCATGGACAACATAGTCGGCCAATTGGCTATCATTTCCCGCGACTATGACTTTGTTCCGTCGGGATTCAAGATAGAAATTCAAGGGCGCTGCCGGGCGTGCCGCGAGAAACTGGCCATCGATCACACCACCGATGCAAGCGCGGAGGCACACAGGGCATGACCGTACTCAGCAAACTCACCCCCGGACAACGAGCGCGCGTTGTCGGCTACGCCGAAGACTCGCCGTTGGTGCGCCGGCTCACCG encodes:
- a CDS encoding transcriptional repressor, coding for MREFLKTKGFKMTPQRELIFRSFFAMGKHVSVDELYDKVRQADSSVGYSTVWRNLKLICRVGLAEEVNLGDGVTRYDRVTETPHGHFYCVECKKLTEFGMDNIVGQLAIISRDYDFVPSGFKIEIQGRCRACREKLAIDHTTDASAEAHRA